The following nucleotide sequence is from Coffea eugenioides isolate CCC68of chromosome 3, Ceug_1.0, whole genome shotgun sequence.
CTATTCTTATTCTCTCTAATTTCTTAACTAGTTCATGGCTGCCCTTCAGCCGTCGGCTGAGGGGCAAGGATTATCacctaccaaaaaaaaatctttctctCAATTATTTTCTCAGCCGGCAATATCTCCTATCCACATTCAGCAGGCTTCTGTCTATAAGGGAGAAGCTGCGGTAGTTTTTTCTAAAGCAGATGCAGACAAACTTGCAGCGCCGTTTCAATGGGCTTTGGTGGGAAAATTTTCACACGGCCGACCTTCTTTGGAAGATATTCGAAAGTTTTTTGCTTCTTTAAACCTGAAGGATCATGTTTCTATTGGATTGATGGATTATAGGCATGTTCTCATTAAGTGCATGGCTGAAGCTGACTTCAACAGAATTTGGATGCGAGGGATTTGGCAACTGGGTAAATATCCGATGCGTGTGTTTAGATGGACAAGGGAGTTTCATGTGCTTAGGGAATCATCTCTGGCTCCGGTTTGGGTAGTTCTTCCAGCTCTGCCTATTCATTATTTCGACAAACATTCATTATTCTCCATACTTTCTCCAGTAGGAAGACCACTCTTCCTAGATTCGGCAACCGCAGCTGGGACTCGACCAAGTTTGGCCAGGGTATGTGTGGAACTCGATGTAGCGAAATCTTTTACACAAAGAGTTTGGGTGGCTGTTGAAGGTGAGTCTGGATTCTGGCAACGTATTGTGCCAGAGAATATGCCATTATATTGTTCATCTTGTTCACGTTTGGGTCATTCCCAAGAGCAATGCAAGAAGAATGTAACTGAGGTTGGGTCTCGGTATCTATATAAACAAAACATGAAGCTGCAGAGGGATCTACCATTAGAAGTTAATAATATTCAAGTGTCAAATTTAGACCTTGTAAACAACCCAGATGCTAACTTGAACAAAACAACAGATGCCGTGACTGATTCCGACGAAGTGCAGCATCCTGAGATGGGCAATTATGCTGAAAAACTCAAAGGTGCAGTGGTGGAGGAAGTCTGTACTGCCACAAAGGTTCAGGAAGTTAGTCAGCCTGATGATCACCTTAGTAAGCTTGGAGTATCTAAGTTGTCGTCTAATGCTGAATTTGAACAACCACACAATGATCTTGCATTGGAGCTGCCGATACGTGAGGATCGAAGGGAAATGGAAAACCAGCTGGACAAGGCCCACGGGAATGAATACCAAGGGACCCGTTCTGAAACTAATATAATTCCCACAGACAAACTTCTTTGTAAGGCTGACAGAAATTCTCTTCATCATCTATCTGATCACCAAGTGGTGATAGTTGCTGCATCCAAGCCGACACCATCTGATGTGCAAGGGAATTTTAATACGACTCATATGAGGGAGCAAACACTTGTTGGGGAACAATTGACTATGCAAAAGCAGTTAGAACAGGTCCACGAAAATGATGAAGGGACCCAAGCTACATCGTCTGAAGCATCAAAAGTGAAACTTCAGTCCACTGCCGACAATAACTCTTTGGAGCATCTCTATGTTGAGTTGCGAGGAGTGGAGAATTACGGTCCTACAGAGCATGGGATAGTGGAGGTTAATTCACCAACTGTTGCAGGAAATTTGTCTCCCAGACCGGGTGTCCCACAAGAAAATTTGCCGGAATCATCAGGTCCTTCTTTAACTATTCATCAATCAGGGGTGGCTGACCGTAATCCCAAACAAAAAAGGACAAAAGGTTTGAGGGCTAATTTGCAAACCGACAGAATTTTGCGCTCACGGTCAGAGACATCTTCCAACAACTCATTCCAGGTTCTTTCTCATGATTAATGGCattttttggaatattagaggAGTAGCTAAAGCACCTAATCTACGAAGATTAATCAATTTAGTACGGACACATCATTTCCAATTTGTTGTGATTTGTGAGCCAAAGTTAGACGTATCTAAAATACAGACCATTCGTCTACGTCTATTATTTGATTACGTGCTTGTTAATTGTTCAAGTGATATTTGGGTGTTCTACAATAATCCTTTCCTTTGCTCGATTGTTGGTAATTCTGATCAGCATATTTCTCTACATGTACAAAGTCCCCTAATTCCTTCTCCAATAATTATGTCCTTTGTCCATGCTAAATGCTCAGTTGACGAGCGGCGTCACTTATGGTCCTCATTGTTAGCTGATAAGCCTAGTTTTCTTCCTTGGTGTATTGGGGGTGATTTTAATGTTATTGTGGCACCTCATGAAAAAAGGGGAGGTCGTCCATTTGCTATAACAGAAGGAGTGGAATTTCTGTCTTTCATGGAGGAGGCTGGAGTATTTGATGTTGGCTTCTCAGGACCCAATTTTACATGGTCAAACAATCGACGAAGTAGAGCTCGGATTTCAAAGAGGTTAGACAGGTTCTTAGTCAACGGGGCATGTCTGGATCTTTCTTATAACATTTCTGTCCTTCACTTGGCTAGACATCCATCTGACCATTCACCGTTAAAGCTCTCATTTGTTGCTCAATCAGATGCTAAGCCGCGTCCATTTCGATTTTTGAATGTGTGGACGACTAAACCACAACTCTTGGAGGTGATAAGCCAGGCTTGGAATCAAGATGTCAATGGATCTCCGATGCGTGCTCTATGTTCTAAATTATTAGCAACAAGAAAAGCTATTCAGACATGGAACAAAGAACACTTTGGAAACGTGATCGATAATATGCGATCTGCGGAAATGGCGGTGCAACGGGCAGAAGAAGTAGTAGATCAAGATGATTCCGAGGAGTGCCAGATTGAACTCAAAAAGGCTCAGGCGGAGCTGAGACATGCATTatcaattgaagaacaattttgGAGGCAAAAGGCCAGGGTGAAATGGCTTCGACAGGGAGATACCAATTCAAAGTATTTTCATGCGATAGTAAGACAAAGACGGGCTCAAGCTATGATTTATCGTATCAAAAAAGCCAATGGTGTTTGGGTGGACAATGAAGCTGATATAGCAAGTGAAGCAACCACCTATTTCTCTAAACTTTTCTCGGATTCTTTGGGATCATCTGCAGATATGCTACACCTAATTCCACCTATGATTTCGGGAGAGGATAATGTGAAGTTGGAAGAAATCCCTtcaattgaagaggtttttagAGTCCTGAAGGCAATGGATGAAGAAAGTGCTGCTGGCCCAGATGGATTCACgggaaaattttttacttttgcatgGCCAGTCATCGCCCAAGATGTCTACAAGGCGGTACTCAGTTTTTTCTGTGGAGCAGAACTTCCTCGTTTCATCACCTCTACTTCAATTGTTCTAATTCCAAAGGTGCCGAATCCTCAAGATTTTTCTCAATTTAGACCCATCAGCCTATGTAACTTCTTCAACAAGCTATTATCAAGGATCTTGGCAGACAGAGTGGCGGAAATATTGCCAAAAATTATTTCTCCCCAGCAGACAGGATTTGTGAAGGGTCGTAATATAACCGAAAACTTCCTACTTGCACAGGAGGTGATATCGGGTATGGCGAAAAAGAATAGAGGTGGTAATGTGGTTATGAAACTAGACATGTCTAAGGCATATGACAGAGTGGCATGGGGTCATATTATCAATGTTCTGAGAAGGTTCGGTTTTGGTGAGAGATTCATTGATATGGTTTGGCGACTGATTTCTAATGTCTGGTTTTCCGTCATTATAAATGGATCCTTATATGGTTTTTTCAAATCTTCGAGAGGACTCCGTCAGGGTGACCCATTATCACCAGCATTATTTATTATAGGGGCAGAGGTGTTATCTAGAGCACTGAATAATCTTGTCATGCAACCAAGATTTGTGGGTTTCAAAGTTCCATATGGATGCCCGTCTATTACTCACTTGGCATTTGCGGATGATGTTCTTATTTTTGCAAATGGATCCTCATTTTCCCTGAAGGCTATCATGAAAGTGTTAGATGATTATCAAAGATGTTCGGGCCAATTAATAAATGTACAAAAAAGCTGTTATCTAGTTCATCCATCTGTATCAATGGCAAGACGACGGCTGCTTGATCGCATTTCTAGGTTTGCCCGCAAGTCATTTCCAGTACGCTATTTAGGGTTTCCGCTCTACATTGGAAGATGCAAATCATCTTATTTTGGAGAAGTTTGTCACGCAATACTAGCAAGGATTCTGTCTTGGAAATCAAGGTTACTTTCCTTTGGAGGAAAAATTATTCTAATCAAGCATGTATTATCATCAATACCAGTTCACCTAATGTCAGCTGCAGTTATTCCCAGTTCGGTGTTTAAAACTATAGAAAAGGCATGCTCGGCATTCCTGTGGGGATCCTCACCCGAGGAGTCGAAGCTTCATTGGATAAGTTGGCCTCAATTGTGCTATCCAGCTGAGGAAGGGGGAATTGGATTTCGGAGATTATGTGACGTCTACATAGCCTTTTCCTCCAAGTTATGGTGGAAATTCCGAACAGAATCATCACTGTGGTCAACCTTCATGAAAGCAAAGTATTGTAAATGTCTGCATCCTTGTCAGGTAGAACTCAGGCCAACGGATTCGGCAATTTGGCGAAGGATGATCAATGTGAGCAGACAAGTGGAACTCTCAATATTATGGGTGGCCAAATATGGGGCGTGTCATTTTTGGTACGATAACTGGTTGGGGAGTGGTGCATTGTTTCTAAAGGTTCCGGTTATCCCAAATTTGACGTTCCGAAACTTCGTAAGCAACGGCCATTGGGATTTGAACCTTCTTTACCATACATTGCCAAAGGAAATTGCTTATTCCATTTCAGAACAAATGGCCCCAGAAGAAGGAAGTATAGCTGAAGTCATTTGGATGCCCACAACAACTGGAAATTTCTCTCTACACTCAGCTTTTGGGGATATTAGGCAGGCCCGACCCACGTCTATGGTATTTGCTTCCATTTGGCACCCTCGGATACCTGTgaaagtttcatttttcatgATGAGACTTCTTCTGAGGAGAATACCGACACCGGATAAGCTTCGTAAATTTGGTTTCCATTTGCCATCAAAGTGCTTTTGCTGCACTGAGGCTTCTGAGGAGTCTATTGAGCATTTATTCTCCAATGGACACATTGCGTCATTActttggaattattttggagggttATGTGGAATAAAATTCTCAGGATCTTTTCTACGAGCACGCATAGTAGATTGGTGGTTGTTTTCACAGGATTCTGAGTTACGAAGGCTTATTTGTCGTATTCTTCCTAGTGTAATTTGCTGGCAGATTTGGAAGGCAAGGAACAAAGCAATGTTTGAGGGTGTCCAGATGCAATCATCAGCCATTCGCCAAGCCATCTTCTCAGAAGTCCAATCCATGGTAGGAATACATTTTAAACAACTGATAAGACTACAATCTTTTTGTCAATTGTATGATTGGTCAAATGCACCTGGAGGTACAGTTGTATATCAAGGTATCCGCTGGGAAACCAAAGAGACAGGGAGGTATACTCTTAACACGGATGGATGTGCTAAGGGTAATCCAGGAATAGGTGGAGGTGGGGGCATACTCCGGGATTCCACTGGATTGCCAATGATTGGTTTTTCGGCATATCTGGGAGAAACTACATGTCTCCGTGCAGAGGCTTGTGCTCTTCTTATTGGTCTTCAGATCTGTATACATAAGGGTTTTGGAAACATATGTGTACAATCAGATTCATTGGTTTTAATTGGGATCATTCAACGTCGTACTCAATGTCCGTGGAAAATTCGAAGATACGTCAACCAGATTTGGCAGTTATTAGATGATCCATCTAGATTCACGCACTGCTATCGGGAGGCTAACACAGTTTCTGATGCTTTATCTAATGTGGGTATATCTCATCCAGATAAACAAATTGAGATTTATGACACCTTCAGTACATTCCCAAGGTTGCCTCGTGGGGCAATCCGTTTGGACAGAATAGGGATACCTTCAATTAGAAAAATGAGGATTATGTAAGAGGAatattttgttatattttccatgaataaataaataaataaataaataaaaaaaaataaggttCAATTATATGACACAATAGTTGTTAGAAATTTCTAATCGTAATTTCTAATTAGTTGAATTATTATACGTGTTTTTGCGACAGATTCACAACATTGACAAGATTGTACTGGTTCTCATTTGTTGCAGGTCATTCTTGCTGGCGGTCCATATCAAGAATACAAGACATGAATACTGTTGTTTGCTATAATTGTCCCTTATTTGTGTACCGGTTttcattgtttgttttgttttctctgAAGGATTTTTTGTGCTCTTCCAGGGGCTTTGCTTTGAGTTTGGGTAACTTATAAttattatctttcttttcttgataaGATTGTTTCTTCTAAAGGCCTCATTTGCGACATTGATGTTGTTGGTTGTAATAATGTTTGTGGACAAAATATAAATTTGCAGATTGATTGTAATCGGGCTAAGGAAACTAAGTGAATGATTTCTAGGCTAGATAAAGAGTATCGGTAGAataaaatgtttcttttttttcattaaaataaacatttgaaattaaaaattgtACAGTACTTATTTTTAGGTGGGGAAAAAAAACTTCCAGCAAAAATTTCATCACCCTAAATCGAATCCTTGGCTTTGAAGATGGTTACTGCAAGTTCAAATCAGCTGATTCAGCTgattttcttttacattttgaTTTCATTGGAAGTGCCAAACAAGTTGTTGATAAACTGTCGATGTGTTGCAGTATGGAATTGCTAAAATTATAGTAGGGCACTTACCTTACATCACAGGAACAATTTTTATCTAGTCCATTTTCATACCTCAAATCACCATGTCCCTTCTAGATTCCGACCGTGACCTACTTTAAAGGACCGAAACAACATTTACCCTCTCTTATTATTAGACCAAACCATTAGAGTAAACATACCATAATTCGCATTCAAGATACCAAAGCTGTGACGTTATGAAATGTTCATCACAGTTTCATGCATACcaatttcatcaaattttgatttgaataGCACCAAAGGATCAAGATATCTATCTATGTCTACCTATCCTTTAACATTCTTGTTCTGTTTCAAGTTCATTTCAATATAAGCTTCctcataaaataaattaaacaaaacGAGGAAAATCTAAAAAACCAAGAATAGATGAATTCAAGTTTCTCAGCAGTTTCAGAAGATGGTTCAATGTGTACTTGGAAAAGATGGAAATTTCTGGTCTTTTATGAATtgctgtaatttttttttttttgttttatttccttcCACTATGAACTCTGTTGCCGCCAAAGAGTGTTAAACTCTGCAATAGGGCTCaaatataatttcaaaaatttggttTAAGGATCTTGCTTTAAATTTTCAGAATAAATGGGTCTTTGGGTCTTGCATTATGTGGTTGGATATGCAGCTTTTGCATTATTGGACAGTCTGGCAAATGTGGATGCGTCCAGCCATAACCGGAATGTCACCATTTATGATGATTTCAATGCAATTCCAAGACAGACACGAGGGGAAATTCGCACAGATAGGTTAGGCATGCCTTCCCTCAGGTGGAGGAAAGTAGGTTAACGTAGGAGGTTGGCTAATTCTGGAACACTGTGAACTGCCTGCCTTGTgatatttttcttgaatttgggtttgttggcagggagtttcgtccatttataaggggaaactctgtcaaaattttc
It contains:
- the LOC113765893 gene encoding uncharacterized protein LOC113765893; this translates as MAALQPSAEGQGLSPTKKKSFSQLFSQPAISPIHIQQASVYKGEAAVVFSKADADKLAAPFQWALVGKFSHGRPSLEDIRKFFASLNLKDHVSIGLMDYRHVLIKCMAEADFNRIWMRGIWQLGKYPMRVFRWTREFHVLRESSLAPVWVVLPALPIHYFDKHSLFSILSPVGRPLFLDSATAAGTRPSLARVCVELDVAKSFTQRVWVAVEGESGFWQRIVPENMPLYCSSCSRLGHSQEQCKKNVTEVGSRYLYKQNMKLQRDLPLEVNNIQVSNLDLVNNPDANLNKTTDAVTDSDEVQHPEMGNYAEKLKGAVVEEVCTATKVQEVSQPDDHLSKLGVSKLSSNAEFEQPHNDLALELPIREDRREMENQLDKAHGNEYQGTRSETNIIPTDKLLCKADRNSLHHLSDHQVVIVAASKPTPSDVQGNFNTTHMREQTLVGEQLTMQKQLEQVHENDEGTQATSSEASKVKLQSTADNNSLEHLYVELRGVENYGPTEHGIVEVNSPTVAGNLSPRPGVPQENLPESSGPSLTIHQSGVADRNPKQKRTKGLRANLQTDRILRSRSETSSNNSFQVLSHD